The genomic interval CTAGGCGCGGGAAGGAAGGTACAGGGTATGGGAATACACACCAAGCAGACCGGCGAAGTCAATGACAATGAAACCGTGAAAGGTTTATGAGATATTGAAGCAGCGACAGGTCGGCACTCCCAGTGACACGAGCAGCGAAGACTTGTAGCTGCAGGAGACCCGTGACAGAAGCGAGAGCAGTCAGGCTGTATATAGAACACCTGCGGAAGGATGAGGAAAGAAAGGTGTCGATTGGGAGGAATAAGTTCAGTGAGCTGGTGCAGTTGCCGTAATGAGACTCAAGTTCGTGACTGCGCGTAGTTGCGATGCGTTCTGGGATAGACTGTTGAGGCCAGAAGGATAGCGACAGGCTGACGAAGAAAAGAAGTGCCGGGAGGATGGAAGACTAAGGTGTGAATGAGGCGAGGATTTTGATATCAGGCGGCACGTGGTGACAAGCGTTGAAGCGCTAGTAATCGTGGACGTGTTGTTGAACCTGAGATATTCAACCTGAGACTGGCGTCTTCAGTTGGCTGAATTCAGGTAGTGAAGTGAGTGAAACGATCATTCGATGCGGGAAGGAGTGTGCAACCGCGTCAATCACGAGCGCGTCGGCGAGGGGGTGGATAAGCATGAGATTGGATGGTGAGTAGGGTATGGAAGTCGATCACGTCAAGGAGCCACGCTTCAACTCACGCAGCATCGTGTCACGCAGGAAGGAGCGACAGCAGTGAAGACGACGTGAGGTTCGACGTGAATTCTGCGGGGCGTGtagcacacacacacactacATGTCAAAAGAGTATCAAAACACCAGGTAAAGACGGAACTTGAATTTGGGTGTGGTTCCAAATGTTGCAATCATGAAACCCGTAATCCATTTTCAGACGCCTAACCCAATGCCCATTGCCGTAGCCATGACCCGGAACCTCATTTTATTTTACCGCAAAcaactttttaaatcgtgTTGGGGGAATAATTTACTcgtcatcctcctcctcctcagccTCAGCGGTGGTCTGGGCGATACCTATTGTGGTTCGTTAGCATGGATGCTCTGAGAAGACATGTATGTAGAAAGGCAACTTACGGTCCAAATCACGCTGGCCGGACTGGGTGATGCGGCGGCCACCCTTCTCCTCGTCCTTCTCGAGGACACCGATCTTCTCAAGAGCCTGGCAGATCTTGCGGTCGACGGAGCCGGAGGCGTCAACGTGGTGGGAGGGGCGGACACCGCGGTTCTTGGCGGAGCCGTGGACCTTGCGGAGGCGGCCGACACCGACGGTCTTGCGGACGTAGATGTGGCGGGCGACGGAGGCGGCGCGGACGTAGAACCAGTCAATGTTCTGGGGAGGGAGCTCCTTGGCGGGGCCGGTCTTGACGATATCAACCCAACCTGATGGCGGAGATTGGTCAGCGACGAGTTGTCATTCGAGGAGGGATATCGGGGATTAAACATACCGGGGATGGGCAGCTTGCCCTGACGCTTCAAGAAAGCGGCGTACGCGTTGATGAACTTCTGCGCCTGCACCGGAGAAAAAGATTACCAATTAGCATGATTCCGTCATCAGAAGTCTTTCGACTCCCTCGCGCCTGCTCCGTATCCTCAAATTGTGTATCCCTGTTCTCCCAATTGTAATCCTCGCCGACATGTCCTCCACAACTCGATGAGCCCGGCCTGGTTTGCACTTCCTGTCATCACTTTGCATCTCTCTTTCCTCCCCCATGTGTCATGGTCGCGACATCCGCAAGATGCACCAAGAGGGTCTATTTCAACAACCTCTGGATGTAGATCAAGCTTCGGGGTGTACTCGCGAGATCGTGACCGGAGTGCAGTGGCGGCGCAATGGGCTTTCGAGGATGTGGCGTGGACAGTGCGGTGTCATCGGAAAGTACTCTTGTGGTGATCTTGGTCGCAATTCGAGCATTCGAAGAAATCTTGCGATTTTTCGTGTTTGGGTTTCGGCTGAGAGGTCTCCAGATGGAGAAGAACGTGGTGTTAACCTACATCGACATCGCGAACGTTGATTCCACCGGCCATTTTTGCGGTATTGATTGGGTATTGGGGGGAGAAGGGTGGACTGGGTGCGGCGCTGGGCGGTAAATTTGGCGATGGGGTCGGTCGGTCAACAGATCGAGAGGCACAAGTTCACGAAAGTTGCGATGGTAAATTTTTGGTGGTGCCCGGAGCTTGGCGCAGGGCTCTTTGCCCTGCGGGGCGACAGATCACGTGTGTCATCGGTTCAAAAatgtttttcttttttttttcactTAACCATACCGAGTCACCGAGACCCTCCATTGAGTCCGAGCGTCGATTATCTAATATTTCCGGTTCAGCGCCATTCCATGTGGGGCCAATGCTCGACTCAATGAGGGGCTCATGCTCGAGACGCCAGAGCCTCACTCCGATGACAAGGATACATTATGAGAAACCATCTGCATGAGTTCGATCACCGCAGCTTGCAGCCTCTCGTTGTATCTTGAGCTGTCACGAAGCAGTGGTTTCGTACTACCGCACGACCAGCCACAATGATCAATAGTCATCACATCTTCAGAGCAAGCTCATATGCAATTACAATATCACCAATGCCAATTTTCAACTCAAAGCAATTGCGATTGCAAACATTCATTCTATCACTATCCCATTATATGCCTGACTGAGAGGCGTATGCAAAACTCCTCCTAATGCAAAATCCAAAATGCCTCCGAAAGTAATGTTCCACACCGTGCACTAAACACCGGCTCACCGACCTAGGTATCATTTTCACCGATTGCCCCCATAATCCGTTTACCATTTCCAGTTCCGTTTTCACCAATTCTACATCGTTCGTTTGCACACAACGTCCGTCATGGTCAGTCCGTCACACCTAGGCCCAGTTGGCCAAGACAGCCATCACACCAGCACCGAGCGCGACACAGCCGAACGCAAAAAGCTGCACCTTGAGCGGTGAGTTTCTCATCTGCGGGTTGAACATGAACTCGTGGGCCAGTAGCTCAACCAGACCCGTGTACATCAGAATACCGGCACTGATAGAGTCGAAGATTCCGTTGACAAGTGTCTGGGTCTTGGCGCTGTTCGGCTGAGCAGCGATACCAACGGCAATAGCGATGGGTGTCGACAGGCCGTAGATGATGGCGAGAATGTGAGGCCACCAGCGGCCGTGGGAAGGCCAAGTGGCAGTGGCAAGACGAGAGCCCAAACCGAGACCCTCGAAGAACTGGTGAAAAGTAAGGACGATGAGGAGGACGACGAGCTCGTCGCTGGTGGCGAGGACGAGTCCAATGAAGATGGAGTGGAACACGACACCGAATTCGAGAATGAAGATGGCAATCAACTGGCCAGCGAGGCCGTTGTGGCTGTCTCCTTCGGTATGGTCGCGAGCATGGCCGAGATGATCCCTTCCACCGGGCGGGTAGCTAACGTCGTCTGGAAGTCCAGGCACCTTCTTGGGGTCGACAAAGCCGGCACCCCTCTCAGTGTCAACGTCGTGGGGGCAAACCTCGGTAGCGCTCGTCCCATCGGTCCCAATGTCCTTGGTCTTGGTGGCCATGCTGTTGCTGTGGCCAAGTTCGTGGTCATGGCTGCCGAAAGCAGACGAGGCGACGTTGGATGCGATCATCTCAATCAGGAACATGACCATGACGGTCATCAGGCCGATGGCGAAAGCCCAGTCGTAGCTGCCCAGCATCGGCTCCAAGCACTCGTTGTGCAGAGCCTCGACACCAGGGGCCAACAGATGCATCCAAGCGGTTGCGATAATGACACCGGTACCGACATACTTGAAGATGAAGAAGGTCATCTTGGGAACGTGCATTCTGGTGGTCCTGGCCAGGAAGATAGGGAGGAAACCACCAAGCATCGAAGCGACCATGATGATGAAGATGGAGGCGATACGCAGTCCCTTGTTGCTGACATCGACGGCAGCGGCACCGCACTCGTTGACGGCATCGGCACCGGAGCCATCATCTTGGCGGAGGGCGAGGAGCTTCGCCGCTGACATTTCCAAAGGGTTCATTTTTGCTGATTTTCTTGCTGAATACGTTACAGATGCTGGCAGAGCCTGCGACGGGTGCTTGCTTTAAGGCTCTGGTCTTGGTCACCGCAGACAGGTAAGTACCTGGAAGGCTGTGACAGCAAAGTAGACGAGCTCGAGGCACCACCGGTGGTACAGGTTGGAGCAACGGCTTCTTGATCGACCGGGGATATGTGACAAGTGCCGGCGGACTGGGCTCGAAGCCTGTGCGTCTCCGAGAGACTGGGTTGAGCGGCGGCTAGATGCGTTTACCGAGGTGATACGACAGGCCAACGTCGTCTGAGAGGCGCAATGAGATGGCGGCAGAGAGGAGCAACGAAGAGCTGAAGGGCGGCAGGGCGAGGTGTGCGGTCCTGGGAGATGGGTCCTCGAACGTCTTGGCTCGCAGCTTGGCGTCTTGGTAGATAGAGAGGATTGAGGCTCCGAGACAGGCGCTGGGCAGCATATATTATGCGCCAAGTGCAGGGGATACTCTGATGGAGACGATGAAGAATCGGAATTCTCTTTGTCGATTCTCGAAGAGAGGGAGGGCGAGTGGGCTGCGGTGGCTGCGAACTTGCGCGGCGTGGGACGGCGTTGCAAGATGTGTCGAGAACCCGGATGGTCGTCGGTCGCGGAGGGGGGTTAGGATGGCATAAGAGGACGGAGGGACCCCCCGCTTAAACAGCCAGGGTGGACTCGACGAGGACGGAGGAACCACAAAAGCAAGCGGGAAACCCGGCACTTTGCAGACcaaaggaagaggaaatatCTTGTTTCGGTTCTTCTGTCCGGTGGTGGTTTTTCTGTGGTTCTTTGGTATGGCGCGGCTGATCAAAGGGAGACGTCAAGGTGGATTGCTGTGTGCTGTTTTTCTTTGGGACACTCGATCGATGTTCTATCGCACGGCGTCTGATAGATACCAAAAAGAAAATTTACGAGAGGGAATTATTGGACGACGAGGTACGAAAACGATATCCTGACGTGCAGGGAACCCGTCTGAACAAATCGGTGGCCTCGAAACGATTGTTGGACGGTCGAGAAAAGCTGTCTAATGTTTAGAGTTTTGACGGTTCACTTTCTCGAGGTCGACGGTGATACCGAGCAAGAGGTACCTTGGGCAAAAGACGAATGTGCAGAGAGAACTTGGAAAGACCCAGGAACGGTTGACCAGAGCGGCACGGGTGTCAGGCTCGGGCGGAAGGCGCAGGGACGGGCACAGGCGGATGCGCAAAATGGAAGTGAGGACCTTGATGGCCAAACGTCGATGTAGATCCACTTTCGCACCTTGTTCTTACCTCACGGGTTTCTTATCAAAGACAACCCAGCACCTGTTCCCCTGCAGCTTCCGCATTCATGAAACAAAGACAGAGCAGCGCAAATCGACCAGTGCAAGGTATTCTGTAGTTATTCTCCATGATTCTATCCATCATGCGCAAGGACATGTGGATTTTAATCATGGTAAGCATCGCCAAAGTCAGCTACTTCCAACACAGATACATGCAACTATCGTGCAAGAAAGACTGGAGGTCCGCCAACGCACCTGCTTCGACTTTCAGAGTGAGGACCTTGATGGTTAAGCTAGTGCGGAGAACCTTGATGGCCAGCTTGCGGGCCAATGAGAGCCCGAATAGATTGGCACAAAATCTGATGGCGTGGGGCACCCGCGCCGAGCTAGCGCGACGGACCAAGGATAGTGCCAGTTGGAGAGCTGACAGCATCCAGGAATGAGGTGGGATGTCTTGACGTTGCGAGGAATGCGCTCGTTATTTGATATTCATCCAATGGTGAGGGATATCGCCGATATTGCTGGTATTGCTCGAAAGGGGCAAAACACCGACATAGATAAACCATAATCATGAACATTGATTGGGGATTAGCTTCGTGTAATATGTTACGGCTGAATGAGTTGAGACATTCTAAGAGGAAACTGACGTTCAGCTCTCCTCCAATCTGAACCCATCTTAGACAAGAACGCACACGACTTCTATCAGTGAAGTGGGAAGATTTTCTTCACATCTTCAAGAgtggtactccgtactgatAACTGTACGCGCGGTAGCCCTTTTGAATGCGGGTGGCTTTCATCCACTGCCAAGAAAGCTTGGCTTAAGCCGTTTCTGCTAGTCAAGCTTCAGCCAAGCCGGTCGCTTGCTTCCGTCCATGATTTCATCATGAAGAACCCAA from Colletotrichum lupini chromosome 2, complete sequence carries:
- a CDS encoding 40S ribosomal protein S19, yielding MAGGINVRDVDAQKFINAYAAFLKRQGKLPIPGWVDIVKTGPAKELPPQNIDWFYVRAASVARHIYVRKTVGVGRLRKVHGSAKNRGVRPSHHVDASGSVDRKICQALEKIGVLEKDEEKGGRRITQSGQRDLDRIAQTTAEAEEEEDDE
- a CDS encoding ZIP zinc/iron transporter, with protein sequence MNPLEMSAAKLLALRQDDGSGADAVNECGAAAVDVSNKGLRIASIFIIMVASMLGGFLPIFLARTTRMHVPKMTFFIFKYVGTGVIIATAWMHLLAPGVEALHNECLEPMLGSYDWAFAIGLMTVMVMFLIEMIASNVASSAFGSHDHELGHSNSMATKTKDIGTDGTSATEVCPHDVDTERGAGFVDPKKVPGLPDDVSYPPGGRDHLGHARDHTEGDSHNGLAGQLIAIFILEFGVVFHSIFIGLVLATSDELVVLLIVLTFHQFFEGLGLGSRLATATWPSHGRWWPHILAIIYGLSTPIAIAVGIAAQPNSAKTQTLVNGIFDSISAGILMYTGLVELLAHEFMFNPQMRNSPLKVQLFAFGCVALGAGVMAVLANWA